One segment of Phaeacidiphilus oryzae TH49 DNA contains the following:
- a CDS encoding GNAT family N-acetyltransferase: MGFALEHPLLEGALVRLEPLRPEHAAELAKAAEEDRDSYRFTWVPAADEVSGYIDAQLARAATGRLAPYAQIDQASGRAVGATAYWDPRLWPAPDGEERLSAIEVGFSWLAASAQGTGINSESKYLLFRHAFESWGVARIDLKTDARNARSRAAIEAVGGRFEGVLRNWSRSWAPGEEGRLRDSAIFSITAEEWPECRAALEARLGRFVSRARSNWAGG; the protein is encoded by the coding sequence ATGGGTTTCGCGCTTGAGCACCCGCTGCTGGAGGGGGCGCTGGTGCGGCTGGAGCCGCTGCGGCCGGAGCACGCGGCGGAGCTGGCGAAGGCGGCCGAGGAGGACCGGGACTCGTACCGGTTCACCTGGGTGCCGGCCGCGGACGAGGTGAGCGGGTACATCGACGCCCAACTGGCCCGCGCGGCAACGGGACGGCTCGCCCCCTACGCCCAGATCGACCAGGCCTCCGGCCGGGCGGTCGGCGCCACCGCCTACTGGGACCCCCGGCTCTGGCCGGCGCCGGACGGCGAGGAGCGGCTGTCCGCGATCGAGGTCGGCTTCAGCTGGCTCGCCGCCTCCGCGCAGGGCACCGGGATCAACAGCGAGTCCAAGTACCTGCTGTTCCGGCATGCCTTCGAGAGCTGGGGCGTGGCCCGCATCGACCTCAAGACGGACGCCCGCAACGCCCGTTCCCGAGCGGCCATCGAGGCGGTCGGCGGGCGGTTCGAAGGGGTGCTGCGGAACTGGTCCCGCTCCTGGGCGCCGGGCGAGGAGGGCCGCCTGCGGGACTCGGCGATCTTCTCCATCACGGCGGAGGAGTGGCCGGAGTGCCGGGCGGCCCTGGAGGCGCGGCTCGGCCGGTTCGTCAGCCGGGCGCGCTCCAACTGGGCCGGCGGATAG
- a CDS encoding MFS transporter, with protein sequence MDSRGRALRHPAFRRFLIGQSTSLLGSGMNTVGTAFAVLALPGGGPDAVGLVMAVRIVAVLVVLLLGGVLTDRLGARAVMLGSDALRFAAQGALAALLLTGAARLWELVLLAVLLGVGEGGFGPGLTALVPGLVPTAELTRANSLLQIAKAVATVAGPGLAGLLVAVAGAGTVVAADAASYGVSVVALWGLRTVSPAAGTLPGRAGLAAELVSGWREFASRTWLWVTTLHIGLFNLLLWAPFLVLGPVIAARRLGGAGEWGIVLAVYGAGSVAGGVALLGRRPRRALFWSMAASAGWALPAGALALGRAAAGWWRRRFRPGWARRCAGRCPARSSRARCRPRSGAGSGRSTRWGPSRWAPWGWHWPGRSRRRWVRDGCSGPVCSGSSAPSRRC encoded by the coding sequence ATGGACTCCCGTGGCCGCGCCCTGCGCCATCCCGCGTTCCGCCGCTTCCTGATCGGGCAGAGCACCTCGCTCCTCGGCAGCGGAATGAACACCGTCGGCACCGCCTTCGCCGTCCTCGCGCTGCCCGGCGGTGGGCCGGACGCCGTCGGCCTGGTGATGGCGGTGCGGATCGTCGCCGTGCTGGTGGTGCTGCTCCTCGGCGGGGTGCTCACGGACCGGCTGGGCGCGCGGGCCGTGATGCTCGGCTCGGACGCGCTGCGGTTCGCCGCCCAGGGCGCCCTCGCCGCCCTCCTGCTGACCGGGGCGGCACGGCTCTGGGAGCTGGTGCTGCTCGCCGTCCTCCTCGGGGTGGGCGAGGGCGGCTTCGGGCCGGGCCTGACCGCGCTGGTGCCGGGACTCGTCCCCACCGCCGAGCTCACCAGGGCCAACTCGCTGCTGCAGATCGCCAAGGCGGTCGCCACGGTCGCCGGGCCGGGGCTGGCCGGACTGCTGGTGGCGGTCGCCGGCGCGGGGACGGTGGTCGCCGCCGACGCCGCCAGCTACGGGGTGAGCGTGGTCGCGCTGTGGGGGCTGCGGACCGTGTCGCCGGCCGCCGGCACACTGCCCGGCCGCGCCGGGCTGGCGGCCGAACTGGTCTCCGGCTGGCGGGAGTTCGCGTCCCGGACCTGGCTGTGGGTGACCACCCTCCACATCGGTCTCTTCAACCTGCTGCTGTGGGCGCCCTTCCTGGTACTCGGTCCGGTCATCGCCGCCCGGCGGCTCGGCGGCGCGGGGGAGTGGGGGATCGTCCTCGCCGTCTACGGCGCGGGTTCCGTGGCCGGCGGGGTGGCGCTGCTGGGGCGGCGGCCCCGGCGGGCGCTCTTCTGGTCGATGGCGGCCTCGGCCGGCTGGGCGCTGCCGGCCGGGGCGCTCGCCCTGGGGCGGGCGGCGGCTGGGTGGTGGCGGCGGCGTTTCCGGCCGGGGTGGGCGCGGCGGTGTGCGGGACGCTGTCCAGCGCGGTCGTCCAGAGCGAGGTGCCGGCCGAGGTCCGGGGCCGGATCGGGGCGTTCGACGCGCTGGGGTCCTTCGCGCTGGGCCCCCTGGGGCTGGCACTGGCCGGGCCGGTCGCGGCGGCGGTGGGTGCGGGACGGCTGCTCGGGGCCGGTGTGCTCTGGCAGCTCTGCGCCGTCGCGGCGGTGCTGA
- a CDS encoding SDR family NAD(P)-dependent oxidoreductase, with translation MRSGARPVEAVLVTGCSSGIGRASALALLRAGYPVWASARRVGDLRELERAGCRVLELDVTDEAARVAAVRAVEAEHGAVGVLINNAGHGGGGPVEEVPLESVRETFETNLFAVVRMCQLVLPAMRARRSGRIVTIGSAAGLVTPPTGCPYAMTKYALESLSDALRPEVAPFGVRVSLIEPGAVRTRFLENSRSWTPKGAGEGASEGVSAGAGDPYAAYKESVARMVARAHREGARGVLSAEEVAGVVLRAVRSSAPKARYRAGSQARLAPVARRLLGDRGWDAFMRRLVPFPVEAAASRPIAGTR, from the coding sequence ATGAGGTCTGGGGCACGGCCGGTCGAGGCCGTGTTGGTGACGGGCTGCTCGTCCGGGATCGGGCGGGCGAGTGCGCTGGCGCTGCTGCGGGCGGGGTATCCGGTCTGGGCCTCGGCCCGGAGGGTCGGCGACCTGCGGGAGCTGGAGCGGGCCGGCTGCCGGGTGCTGGAACTGGACGTGACGGACGAGGCGGCCCGGGTGGCCGCCGTCCGCGCGGTCGAGGCCGAGCACGGGGCGGTCGGCGTGCTGATCAACAACGCCGGCCACGGCGGCGGCGGGCCGGTCGAGGAGGTCCCGCTGGAGAGCGTCCGGGAGACCTTCGAGACCAACCTCTTCGCCGTGGTCCGGATGTGCCAGCTGGTGCTGCCGGCGATGCGGGCCCGGCGCAGCGGACGGATCGTCACCATCGGCTCGGCCGCCGGACTGGTGACGCCGCCCACCGGCTGCCCGTACGCGATGACCAAGTACGCGCTGGAGTCGCTCTCCGACGCGCTCCGGCCCGAGGTCGCGCCCTTCGGCGTCCGGGTCTCGCTGATCGAGCCGGGAGCGGTGCGGACGCGGTTCCTGGAGAACAGCCGGTCCTGGACGCCGAAGGGCGCGGGCGAGGGCGCGAGCGAAGGCGTGAGCGCGGGCGCGGGCGACCCGTACGCCGCCTACAAGGAGAGCGTCGCGCGGATGGTCGCGCGGGCGCATCGCGAGGGCGCGCGCGGCGTGCTCTCGGCGGAGGAGGTGGCCGGGGTGGTCCTCAGAGCGGTCCGGTCGTCCGCGCCGAAGGCCCGCTACCGGGCCGGCTCGCAGGCGCGGCTGGCCCCCGTGGCGCGACGGCTGCTCGGCGACCGCGGCTGGGACGCGTTCATGCGCAGGCTGGTGCCGTTCCCGGTGGAGGCCGCCGCCTCCCGCCCGATCGCCGGAACGCGCTGA
- a CDS encoding NmrA family NAD(P)-binding protein encodes MTTAGRTDPDGPVLVTGAAGGQQGSTGRHVVRILLERGRSVRALVHHEDERAAALAKLGAEVVVGDLREIQDTRRAMRGVRSAYFTYPVTDGLLEATGAFAAAAREEGVQRVVETSQLAADPDAGTPRMRQHWVSEQVFDWAGVGAVHLRAAVFFENLDFLLRAGGEGSELRMPLGPGGTVLPLVAGEDVARVAAGLLGHPRAEPPGSVVLLVGEVLTVGQVVQTYSGFGPRHVRYVDVPPKTWRRQAEAIYRDEHTVDHLDHLWALFRAIDAHHELYHVTPTIETLGGRLPIRLADFVAGG; translated from the coding sequence GTGACGACGGCCGGTCGGACGGACCCGGACGGGCCGGTGCTGGTCACCGGGGCGGCCGGTGGGCAGCAGGGGTCGACTGGTCGACATGTCGTCAGGATCCTGCTGGAGCGCGGCCGTTCGGTACGGGCGCTGGTGCATCACGAGGACGAGCGCGCGGCCGCACTGGCCAAGCTCGGCGCGGAGGTCGTGGTGGGCGACCTCCGGGAGATCCAGGACACCCGGCGGGCGATGCGCGGGGTGCGCAGCGCCTACTTCACCTACCCCGTGACGGACGGGCTGCTGGAGGCCACCGGCGCGTTCGCGGCCGCGGCCCGCGAGGAGGGCGTCCAACGGGTCGTCGAGACCTCCCAGCTGGCCGCCGACCCGGACGCCGGCACGCCGCGGATGCGCCAGCACTGGGTGTCCGAGCAGGTCTTCGACTGGGCCGGGGTGGGCGCCGTCCACCTCCGCGCGGCGGTGTTCTTCGAGAACCTGGACTTCCTGCTGCGGGCCGGCGGCGAGGGCTCGGAGCTGCGGATGCCGCTCGGTCCCGGCGGCACCGTGCTGCCCCTGGTGGCGGGCGAGGACGTGGCGCGGGTGGCGGCCGGCCTGCTGGGCCACCCGCGGGCGGAGCCGCCCGGCTCGGTGGTGCTGCTGGTGGGCGAGGTGCTGACGGTCGGTCAGGTGGTGCAGACGTACAGCGGGTTCGGGCCCCGGCACGTCCGCTATGTGGACGTACCGCCGAAGACCTGGCGCCGGCAGGCGGAGGCGATCTACCGGGACGAGCACACCGTCGACCACCTCGACCATCTCTGGGCCCTGTTCCGCGCGATCGACGCCCACCACGAGCTCTACCACGTCACCCCGACGATCGAGACCCTGGGCGGCCGCCTGCCGATCCGCCTCGCGGACTTCGTCGCGGGGGGCTGA
- a CDS encoding maleylpyruvate isomerase family mycothiol-dependent enzyme: MTSLSYARCADEIAAQGRSLGAAVADADMSTRVPSCPEWDLAQLLRHVGRVQRWAEEIVRTRRTEPVPEDFFPRLAEEEKQREDAGALGPWVAEGAERLAETLRATDPATPLFSPGPPGSAGFYARRFAHETLIHRADAVPALGGEFAPEREVALDALDEWFELGSLPFHFEVHPQVRELLGPGNSVHLHATDTDPEARAEWVADLTGEALTWRRSHEKARVAVRGPLTELLLLVYRRRAADTPGRPPTKVLGDAEFLDFWLERVAFN, translated from the coding sequence ATGACTTCGCTCAGTTACGCGCGGTGCGCGGACGAGATCGCGGCGCAGGGGCGGTCGCTGGGAGCCGCCGTCGCGGATGCCGACATGTCGACCCGGGTGCCGAGCTGCCCGGAATGGGATCTGGCCCAGCTGCTGCGGCACGTGGGGCGGGTGCAGCGGTGGGCGGAGGAGATCGTCCGCACCCGGAGGACGGAGCCGGTGCCCGAGGACTTCTTTCCCCGGCTGGCCGAGGAGGAGAAGCAGCGGGAGGACGCGGGCGCGCTGGGCCCGTGGGTGGCCGAGGGCGCCGAGCGGCTCGCCGAGACGCTGCGCGCCACCGATCCGGCGACCCCCTTGTTCAGCCCCGGCCCGCCCGGCTCCGCGGGCTTCTACGCCCGCCGGTTCGCCCACGAGACTCTGATCCACCGCGCGGACGCGGTGCCCGCGCTGGGCGGCGAGTTCGCCCCGGAGCGGGAGGTGGCGCTGGACGCGCTGGACGAGTGGTTCGAACTGGGCTCGCTGCCCTTCCACTTCGAGGTCCACCCCCAGGTGCGGGAGCTCCTCGGCCCGGGCAACAGCGTCCACCTCCACGCCACCGACACCGACCCCGAGGCGCGGGCCGAGTGGGTGGCCGACCTCACCGGCGAAGCCCTCACCTGGCGCCGGTCCCACGAGAAGGCCCGGGTCGCGGTCCGCGGCCCGCTCACCGAACTGCTGCTCCTCGTCTACCGCAGGCGAGCCGCCGACACCCCGGGCCGGCCGCCGACGAAGGTCCTCGGGGACGCGGAGTTCCTCGACTTCTGGCTGGAGCGGGTGGCCTTCAACTGA
- a CDS encoding saccharopine dehydrogenase NADP-binding domain-containing protein: MTSSPLFAVYGATGHTGRLVVSRLRELGREVLLSGRDSPGLRQLGARLEAPVLAAGVEDAPALRRLAERADVVVHCAGPFSVTGAPVAAAAAEAGCGYVDHGLEPHHVKRVFDTLQAPAQRSGAVLVPGLSFYGGFGDLLAGAVAHGLPEVERVVIGYAVSGWRLTAAAKATASQLFAETQRITFQDGVLHTGYVEPRTAVFAFPPPLGPRQVITPMPFFEPITVPRHTPARAVDVQLTESTFQEPGTFESEEMGDEERAQSTFTVAVHVDAGPGGGGPDGGGRPVRPDGAPAVISGHLDGRDLWRAAALASVEGAIRLAEGRGPGKSGVSSPAEAWEPRELLRSLEAAGAFRLHLAPAAGVAPGTGGGER, translated from the coding sequence ATGACCTCGTCGCCGCTCTTCGCCGTGTACGGAGCCACCGGGCACACCGGTCGGCTGGTCGTCTCGCGGCTGCGCGAACTGGGGCGGGAGGTGCTGCTGTCCGGGCGCGACTCACCCGGCCTGCGGCAGCTCGGCGCCCGGCTGGAGGCACCGGTACTGGCGGCCGGGGTCGAGGACGCACCCGCGCTGCGCCGACTCGCCGAGCGGGCCGATGTGGTGGTGCACTGCGCCGGTCCGTTCTCGGTGACCGGTGCCCCGGTGGCGGCCGCCGCGGCGGAGGCCGGCTGCGGCTATGTCGACCACGGGCTCGAACCCCACCATGTGAAGCGGGTCTTCGACACCCTGCAGGCGCCCGCGCAGCGCTCCGGCGCGGTGCTGGTGCCCGGGCTCAGCTTCTACGGCGGGTTCGGGGACCTGCTGGCCGGGGCGGTCGCCCACGGGCTCCCCGAGGTGGAGCGGGTGGTGATCGGGTACGCGGTGTCCGGCTGGCGGCTGACCGCCGCCGCCAAGGCGACCGCGAGCCAGCTCTTCGCCGAGACCCAGCGGATCACCTTCCAGGACGGCGTGCTCCACACCGGCTATGTGGAGCCTCGCACCGCCGTCTTCGCCTTCCCGCCGCCGCTCGGGCCCCGTCAGGTGATCACCCCGATGCCGTTCTTCGAGCCGATCACCGTGCCCCGGCACACCCCCGCCCGCGCGGTGGACGTCCAGCTCACCGAGTCCACCTTCCAGGAGCCCGGCACCTTCGAGAGCGAGGAGATGGGCGACGAGGAGCGGGCCCAGAGCACGTTCACGGTGGCGGTGCACGTGGACGCGGGACCCGGCGGAGGGGGGCCGGACGGCGGCGGAAGGCCCGTCCGGCCGGACGGCGCGCCCGCCGTGATCTCCGGGCACCTCGACGGCCGGGACCTGTGGCGGGCCGCCGCCCTCGCCTCCGTCGAGGGCGCCATCCGGCTCGCCGAGGGCCGCGGCCCGGGCAAGAGCGGGGTGTCCAGCCCGGCCGAGGCCTGGGAGCCCCGCGAGCTGCTGCGGTCGCTGGAGGCGGCGGGCGCGTTCCGGCTGCATCTGGCACCCGCGGCCGGGGTCGCGCCCGGGACCGGGGGAGGCGAGCGGTGA
- a CDS encoding glycoside hydrolase family 6 protein, with amino-acid sequence MHLRKKHLREKHHGPPAPAFAPAPALARRGLAVAATLAVGAALSLAAAPQNADAAGARAAVTPAARVANPFVGASPYLNPDYVSEVKSQASSDGSSAEAGVAQYQTAIWMDHIGAITGDSTHLGLQAQLDDAEAQAQSSTNPVLFEVVIYDLPGRDCAALASNGEIPATAAGLTEYESQYIDPIAALLGQSKYANLRIAAIVEPDSLPNAVTNQSKTACATATPYYETGIEYALNKLHAISNVYDYMDIGHSGWLGWSSNMGPAAQEYAKVVKATTAGFDSVQGFISDTANYTPTDEPYLPNSTLQVGGQPLDSANFYQYNPYFDEHTYDEAMHSAMVSAGFPSSVGMLIDTSRDGWGGSSRPTRLNSSPTNVNDYVAANKIDQRPFRGDWCNVNGAGIGARPQANPYGSGDPVQAFVWIKPPGESDGDYPTASHTHGDPHCDPAGTQTDGNGGTYPTDAIPGYDVPAGQWFAYQFQMLVANAYPSLGSSTGGGDTTAPTVPTGLTVTGTTSSGVSLSWTASTDPDSPVAGYDVYRNGTKVGTSASTTFTDSGLTASTQYSYTVAAYDAAGNTSSPSSAVSATTASSGGGTGGGGTLKVQYADNDTNATDNQIRPGLQLVNTGSTAVDLSQVTVRYWFTSDGGASTFTTYCDYAVIGCSNVSSKVVGMTTGVTGADHYLQVSFGSGAGSLAAGASTGQIQNRFNKTDWSSFNQANDYSFGSNTSYQDSTKITVYLGGKLVWGTEPS; translated from the coding sequence ATGCACCTGCGCAAGAAGCACCTGCGCGAGAAGCACCACGGTCCGCCCGCGCCCGCGTTCGCGCCGGCGCCCGCGCTGGCGCGGCGCGGTCTCGCCGTCGCGGCGACCCTCGCGGTCGGCGCCGCGCTCTCGCTGGCCGCCGCGCCGCAGAACGCCGACGCGGCCGGCGCCCGTGCCGCGGTCACCCCCGCGGCCCGGGTCGCCAACCCGTTCGTCGGCGCGAGTCCGTACCTCAACCCCGACTACGTGAGCGAGGTGAAGAGCCAGGCCTCCTCGGACGGCAGCAGCGCCGAGGCCGGCGTGGCCCAGTACCAGACCGCGATCTGGATGGACCACATCGGCGCCATCACCGGCGACAGCACCCATCTCGGCCTCCAGGCCCAGCTGGACGACGCCGAGGCGCAGGCGCAGAGCAGCACCAACCCGGTGCTCTTCGAGGTGGTGATCTACGACCTGCCCGGCCGCGACTGCGCGGCACTGGCCTCCAACGGCGAGATCCCCGCCACCGCCGCGGGCCTCACCGAGTACGAGTCGCAGTACATCGACCCGATCGCCGCACTGCTCGGCCAGAGCAAATACGCCAACCTGCGGATCGCCGCGATCGTCGAGCCCGACTCGCTCCCCAACGCGGTGACCAACCAGTCGAAGACCGCCTGCGCGACCGCCACCCCGTACTACGAGACCGGCATCGAGTACGCGCTGAACAAGCTGCACGCGATCTCGAACGTCTACGACTACATGGACATCGGCCACTCCGGCTGGCTCGGCTGGTCCAGCAACATGGGCCCGGCCGCGCAGGAGTACGCCAAGGTGGTCAAGGCGACCACGGCCGGCTTCGACAGCGTCCAGGGCTTCATCTCGGACACCGCCAACTACACCCCGACCGACGAGCCCTACCTCCCCAACTCCACGCTCCAGGTGGGCGGGCAGCCGCTGGACTCGGCCAACTTCTACCAGTACAACCCGTACTTCGACGAGCACACCTACGACGAGGCGATGCACTCGGCGATGGTCTCCGCGGGCTTCCCCAGCTCGGTCGGGATGCTCATCGACACCTCGCGCGACGGCTGGGGCGGCAGCTCGCGTCCGACCCGGCTGAACTCCAGCCCGACCAACGTCAACGACTACGTCGCGGCCAACAAGATCGACCAGCGCCCGTTCCGCGGCGACTGGTGCAACGTCAACGGCGCGGGGATCGGCGCCCGCCCGCAGGCGAACCCGTACGGCAGCGGCGACCCGGTGCAGGCCTTCGTCTGGATCAAGCCGCCGGGTGAGTCGGACGGCGACTACCCGACCGCCAGCCACACCCACGGCGACCCGCACTGCGACCCCGCCGGCACCCAGACCGACGGCAACGGCGGCACCTACCCGACCGACGCCATCCCCGGCTACGACGTCCCGGCCGGCCAGTGGTTCGCGTACCAGTTCCAGATGCTGGTCGCCAACGCCTACCCGTCCCTCGGCTCCTCCACCGGCGGCGGCGACACCACCGCCCCGACGGTGCCGACCGGGCTGACCGTCACCGGCACCACCAGCAGCGGGGTCTCGCTGTCCTGGACCGCGTCCACCGACCCGGACTCCCCGGTGGCCGGCTACGACGTCTACCGCAACGGGACGAAGGTCGGCACCTCCGCCTCGACCACCTTCACCGACTCCGGCCTGACCGCGTCCACCCAGTACAGCTACACGGTGGCGGCGTACGACGCGGCCGGCAACACCTCCTCGCCCTCCTCGGCAGTGTCGGCGACCACCGCCTCCTCCGGCGGCGGGACCGGCGGCGGAGGGACACTGAAGGTCCAGTACGCCGACAACGACACCAATGCGACGGACAACCAGATCCGCCCCGGTCTGCAGCTGGTGAACACCGGCAGCACCGCCGTGGACCTCTCGCAGGTGACCGTCCGGTACTGGTTCACCAGTGACGGCGGCGCGAGCACCTTCACCACCTACTGCGACTACGCGGTGATCGGCTGCTCCAACGTCTCCAGCAAGGTGGTCGGGATGACCACCGGGGTCACCGGCGCCGACCACTACCTCCAGGTCTCGTTCGGCAGCGGCGCCGGCTCGCTGGCCGCCGGGGCCTCCACCGGGCAGATCCAGAACCGGTTCAACAAGACCGACTGGTCGTCCTTCAACCAGGCCAACGACTACAGCTTCGGCAGCAACACCTCCTACCAGGACTCCACCAAGATCACTGTGTATCTGGGCGGCAAGCTCGTCTGGGGCACCGAGCCGTCCTGA
- a CDS encoding ester cyclase has protein sequence MSATGTAATIELLERFHAATNSGDPEVLAKAMDEFVAPDVDFHPPVPIGGLSGREALKLVWETLLRAFPDIHVSIEETVAEGDRVVSRNRVTGTHSGEFQGLPATGRTVDYGEIFILRVADGRITEIRGVVDALTQLRQLGLLPPAGRP, from the coding sequence ATGTCCGCTACCGGCACAGCAGCCACCATCGAATTGCTCGAGCGGTTCCATGCCGCGACCAACAGCGGGGACCCGGAGGTCCTGGCGAAGGCGATGGACGAGTTCGTCGCGCCGGACGTGGACTTCCACCCACCGGTGCCGATCGGCGGACTGTCGGGGCGGGAGGCGCTGAAGCTGGTCTGGGAGACCCTGCTGCGGGCCTTCCCCGACATCCACGTCTCCATCGAGGAGACGGTCGCTGAGGGCGACCGGGTGGTCTCCCGGAACCGGGTGACCGGCACCCACAGCGGCGAGTTCCAGGGCCTGCCGGCCACCGGGCGGACCGTCGACTACGGCGAGATCTTCATCCTCCGCGTCGCCGACGGCCGGATCACCGAGATCCGCGGGGTCGTGGACGCCCTCACCCAGCTGCGCCAACTCGGGCTGCTGCCGCCGGCCGGACGCCCCTGA
- a CDS encoding TetR/AcrR family transcriptional regulator, translating into MGGEGAGGRASGPAGRQGRYHHGDLREALIDTAVDLLGERGAATFSMAEASRRLGVASSAPYRHFTDREALLAAVAVRAAGLLAERLAAESGSGGPEERLAAAAAAYVRFAHSERALFLALSGSALDKARHPGIARAAEPVAAAFLAPAAALADGDRRTAERLVSAVVATAHGHAALLLDGVFAPAGEAGDAAPADTASTADAAGTAGTAECAARRAAAAVRALVAGRDALV; encoded by the coding sequence ATGGGCGGCGAAGGCGCCGGAGGGCGCGCGTCCGGGCCGGCCGGGCGGCAGGGCCGGTACCACCACGGCGATCTGCGGGAGGCGCTGATCGACACCGCCGTCGACCTCCTCGGCGAGCGCGGGGCCGCCACCTTCTCGATGGCCGAGGCGAGCCGGCGTCTCGGCGTCGCGTCCTCGGCGCCGTATCGCCACTTCACCGACCGCGAGGCGCTGCTCGCGGCGGTCGCCGTCCGCGCCGCGGGGCTGCTGGCCGAGCGACTGGCCGCCGAGTCCGGATCCGGCGGCCCCGAGGAGCGGTTGGCGGCCGCCGCCGCGGCCTATGTGCGCTTCGCCCACTCCGAGCGCGCCCTCTTCCTGGCGCTGTCCGGCTCCGCCCTGGACAAGGCCCGCCACCCCGGGATCGCCCGGGCGGCGGAGCCCGTCGCGGCCGCGTTCCTCGCCCCCGCCGCCGCCCTCGCGGACGGGGACCGCCGCACGGCCGAGCGGCTGGTCTCGGCCGTCGTCGCGACCGCCCACGGCCACGCGGCACTGCTCCTCGACGGCGTCTTCGCACCGGCGGGGGAAGCCGGGGACGCCGCACCCGCCGACACAGCCAGTACGGCCGACGCGGCCGGCACGGCCGGCACGGCCGAGTGCGCCGCCCGCCGCGCCGCGGCGGCCGTGCGCGCCCTGGTGGCGGGGCGCGACGCCCTCGTCTGA